The following proteins come from a genomic window of Megalobrama amblycephala isolate DHTTF-2021 linkage group LG1, ASM1881202v1, whole genome shotgun sequence:
- the LOC125248092 gene encoding gastrula zinc finger protein XlCGF32.1-like → MEVKEESEELSEVEEKHHDKPGEKPLSRSKTFTCTQCGKSLARKTNLKHHMLIHTGEKPFTCVQCGKGFIKKYHLDVHVRVHTGEKPFTCDECGKSFTQSSQLQYHMRVHTGERPFSCDPCGKSFTRSELLKGHMSIHTGERPFTCDQCSKTFPLASALHKHMKVHTDVKPHSCFVCGKRFLTRIHVLCVERDF, encoded by the coding sequence atggaagtgaaggaggagagtgaagaactgagtgaagtggaggagaaacatcatgacaaacctggagaaaaacctttgagtcgctcaaagactttcacctgcactcagtgtggaaagagtttagCACGAAAAACAAATCTTAAACATCACATgttgatccacactggagagaagccgttcacgtGTGTTCAATGTGGAAAGGGTTTCATAAAGAAATATCATCTTGATGTTCACGTtagagttcatacaggagagaagccgttcacatgtgatgaGTGCGGGAAGAGCTTCACTCAATCTTCACAGCTTCAAtaccacatgagagttcacactggagagagaccGTTCTCGTGTGATCcgtgtgggaagagcttcactCGATCTGAACTGCTTAAAGGACACATGAGCATCCACACCGGAGAGaggccgttcacatgtgatcaatgcaGCAAAACATTTCCTCTGGCATCTGCCCTACATAAGCACATGAAAGTTCATACGGACgtgaagccacattcatgttttgtgtgtggaaagagatttTTAACGCGCATTCATGttttgtgtgtggaaagagatttTTAA